One Mercenaria mercenaria strain notata chromosome 12, MADL_Memer_1, whole genome shotgun sequence DNA segment encodes these proteins:
- the LOC128547498 gene encoding uncharacterized protein LOC128547498, whose protein sequence is MGSLLRAQAKNTDQNMGNQRKPKTLHHERQKVFVDNVHKPGDRIGLVHVPEYSNVITDSSLLTDTQILAEVLKVTEEKTQALIDKYALKMEELRLSGYVKQQNRTPGEAILEAVKEERADLLILGSRGRGFIRRTFSGSVSDYCLHHCNVPVIVCRQKKIKAFSRPRQTMMTKDFFITEHNNSKHPEGLT, encoded by the exons atgggttcacttttaaGAGCCCAAGCGAAAAATACAGACCAAAATATGGGCAACCAAAGGAAGCCAAAGACCTTGCACCATGAGCGTCAAAAAG tttttgttgacAATGTCCACAAGCCTGGAGATCGTATTGGTCTTGTTCATGTTCCAGAATATAGCAATGTAATTACAGACT CGTCTTTATTAACAGACACACAAATCCTTGCTGAGGTACTGAAAGTAACAGAAGAAAAAACACAAGCATTGATAGACAAATATGCTTTGAAAATGGAGGAACTGCGA CTTAGTGGATACgtaaaacaacaaaacagaacTCCAGGAGAGGCTATTTTAGAAGCTGTAAAGGAAGAGAGAGCAGATCTGTTGATTTTAGGATCAAGAGGTCGGGGATTTATTCGTAGGACGTTTTCAGGAAGTGTTAGTGACTATTGTCTCCACCACTGTAATGTCCCTGTCATAGTGtgtagacaaaaaaaaatcaaagcattCTCAAGACCAAGGCAAACAATGATGACGAAGGACTTCTTCATCACAGAACACAATAATTCAAAACATCCAGAAGGATTAACGTAG